Proteins co-encoded in one Polynucleobacter sp. MG-6-Vaara-E2 genomic window:
- a CDS encoding glycosyltransferase family 2 protein yields the protein MLLSVIIPCYNEISTIDLIIDAVNAAPYPHKEIIIVDDCSTDGTRERLMNDIESSGRVSKVLYHTANSGKGAALRTGIRAATGDLVIIQDADLEYDPNEYPRLVEPIVNNRADVVFGSRFLGGDAHRVLYFWHRLGNGFLTLLSNMFTNLNLTDMETCYKVFRREIIQGIAIEENRFGFEPEITAKIAKLRCRIYEVGISYYGRTYDEGKKIGWRDGFRAIYCIIKYGVGS from the coding sequence ATGCTCCTCTCGGTCATCATTCCCTGTTACAACGAAATTAGTACGATTGATCTAATTATCGATGCTGTAAATGCGGCACCCTATCCCCATAAAGAAATCATCATTGTGGACGACTGTTCTACGGATGGAACTCGGGAAAGGCTGATGAATGATATTGAGTCATCAGGGCGGGTAAGTAAGGTGCTCTATCACACTGCTAACAGTGGAAAGGGCGCGGCACTTCGTACCGGAATTAGAGCTGCTACAGGGGATTTAGTCATTATTCAGGATGCTGATCTAGAGTATGACCCAAATGAATATCCTCGTTTAGTGGAGCCTATTGTGAATAATCGCGCAGATGTCGTTTTTGGTTCAAGGTTTTTGGGTGGGGATGCACACCGCGTTTTATATTTTTGGCATAGACTTGGTAATGGTTTTTTGACCTTGCTTTCAAACATGTTTACCAACCTCAATTTAACTGATATGGAAACATGCTACAAAGTTTTTCGCAGAGAAATCATACAAGGCATTGCCATAGAGGAAAACAGGTTTGGATTTGAACCTGAGATTACTGCCAAGATTGCAAAATTGCGTTGTCGCATATATGAAGTAGGTATTTCATACTATGGACGAACCTATGATGAGGGAAAAAAAATAGGTTGGCGTGATGGATTTCGAGCAATTTATTGCATTATCAAATATGGAGTTGGCTCTTAA
- a CDS encoding glycosyltransferase family 2 protein: MSPMLISIVVPTYNEEHGIHEFYRRTKAVLANLEPRFSHEIIFVNDHSRDQTYQKLLELSKADNTVKLINFSRNFGNQMGITAGLDYAQGEIAVIIDDDLQDPPELIPQFIAKWEEGYKVVYGVRPKRKNINPIFKFATEIFYKLISRLSDTSIPKYTGDFRLLDRKVIDTLKDMREENRYYRGMVAWVGFKQIGIEYERDSRYAGTSTFSPSKYFSFAVNGLTSFTDRPLYFSTLLGTIITIISFIFLATLLIQKIFNPNFSIPGWTSLVALMLFFGGVQLLSIGLVSVYISKIYREIKKRPLYIIEETINFDKKS, encoded by the coding sequence ATGAGCCCTATGTTAATTTCAATTGTTGTTCCAACGTATAACGAAGAGCACGGAATACATGAGTTTTACCGGCGCACTAAAGCAGTTCTGGCAAACCTCGAACCACGCTTTAGTCATGAAATCATTTTTGTAAATGACCATAGTCGCGACCAAACATATCAAAAATTGCTTGAACTCTCAAAAGCCGACAACACTGTAAAGCTAATTAACTTTTCACGCAATTTTGGTAACCAGATGGGCATTACAGCCGGACTTGACTATGCACAAGGTGAAATAGCCGTAATCATTGACGACGATCTGCAAGATCCTCCAGAGCTGATTCCTCAATTCATAGCTAAATGGGAAGAAGGTTATAAGGTTGTCTATGGGGTGAGGCCAAAAAGGAAAAATATCAATCCAATATTTAAATTTGCTACGGAAATATTTTATAAATTGATATCACGACTTAGCGATACCTCCATACCTAAATACACGGGAGATTTTCGATTACTTGACCGCAAGGTCATTGATACCCTCAAAGATATGCGAGAAGAAAACCGGTATTACCGTGGCATGGTTGCCTGGGTAGGCTTTAAGCAAATAGGGATTGAATATGAGAGAGATTCAAGATATGCGGGCACCTCAACATTCTCACCATCAAAATACTTTAGTTTTGCTGTTAATGGACTTACTTCATTTACCGATCGCCCCCTTTATTTTTCTACATTACTAGGAACAATCATCACTATTATTAGTTTTATTTTTTTAGCGACTCTTCTGATACAAAAAATCTTTAACCCAAATTTTTCAATACCAGGCTGGACATCTCTTGTTGCATTAATGCTTTTTTTTGGCGGGGTACAGCTACTATCTATTGGACTAGTTAGCGTTTACATCAGCAAAATATATCGAGAAATAAAAAAACGCCCCCTTTATATTATTGAGGAAACGATTAACTTTGATAAAAAATCTTAA
- a CDS encoding bifunctional 2-polyprenyl-6-hydroxyphenol methylase/3-demethylubiquinol 3-O-methyltransferase UbiG has product MNTEMYRIFFEIQKKHWWFETKKKIVLETIALNLAPNKDCTILDIGCGSGLMLNSLEKIGATSGMDMSDEAISFSQEIFSGTIKKGSLPSNVPYADDQFDLITALDVIEHIDDDQASLEKIRGLLKNNGKCILTVPAYMCLWSHFDELNEHKRRYTKTELLEKLNLADFNVEKLSYYNTLLFPLVYIVRKLNNLLGRNGSSDIDMPNPFINSILKMIFSLEKFLLRHFNLPFGVSIIAVVKK; this is encoded by the coding sequence ATGAACACTGAAATGTACCGAATTTTCTTTGAGATTCAAAAGAAACACTGGTGGTTTGAGACTAAGAAGAAGATTGTTTTAGAGACGATTGCTCTCAATCTAGCCCCCAACAAAGACTGCACGATTTTAGATATCGGCTGCGGCAGTGGCCTCATGTTAAATTCCCTTGAAAAAATAGGGGCCACTTCAGGCATGGATATGTCCGATGAAGCTATTTCCTTTAGTCAGGAAATCTTCTCTGGAACAATCAAAAAGGGGTCGCTCCCATCGAATGTGCCTTACGCCGATGATCAATTTGACCTTATTACGGCGCTAGATGTCATTGAGCATATTGATGATGATCAGGCCTCTTTAGAAAAAATCAGGGGCTTACTAAAAAACAATGGGAAATGCATTCTTACGGTTCCGGCATACATGTGTCTATGGTCGCATTTTGATGAGCTTAATGAACATAAGCGTCGCTATACCAAAACTGAATTACTAGAAAAATTGAACTTGGCAGATTTTAATGTTGAAAAGCTGAGTTACTACAATACCTTACTATTTCCACTCGTGTATATCGTGCGCAAGCTCAACAATTTATTAGGTAGAAATGGCTCATCAGATATCGACATGCCAAATCCCTTTATCAACAGCATCCTCAAGATGATCTTTAGTCTTGAGAAATTTCTACTGCGTCATTTCAATTTGCCTTTTGGTGTCTCCATCATTGCTGTAGTTAAAAAATAA
- the rfbF gene encoding glucose-1-phosphate cytidylyltransferase — protein MKAVILAGGLGTRISEESVSRPKPMIEIGGKPILWHILKMYSSHGINDFIICCGYKGYVIKEYFANYFLHMSDVTIDMSHNSIEVHQKKAEPWKITLIDTGDNTQTGGRLKRVSEYLDSDFCMTYGDGVGSVDISASIQFHQQHGKLATMTAVQPPGRFGALEIDGTAVKSFIEKPQGDGGWINGGFFVLNPQVLDLVASDAIVWEKEPLETLARQGQLESFFHSGFWRPMDTLRDKTSLEELWASGNAPWKSWD, from the coding sequence ATGAAAGCAGTCATTCTCGCAGGAGGTCTTGGAACCCGTATTAGCGAGGAAAGTGTATCTCGTCCAAAGCCTATGATTGAAATAGGTGGAAAACCCATCCTATGGCACATTTTAAAAATGTATTCTTCGCATGGAATTAATGATTTTATTATCTGTTGCGGATACAAAGGTTATGTTATCAAGGAGTATTTTGCCAATTACTTTTTGCACATGTCAGACGTCACTATTGATATGAGCCACAATTCTATTGAGGTTCATCAAAAAAAAGCAGAACCTTGGAAAATTACTTTGATTGATACAGGCGACAATACTCAAACTGGCGGCCGCTTAAAGAGGGTGTCTGAGTACTTAGATTCTGATTTTTGCATGACTTATGGTGATGGAGTTGGATCGGTTGATATTTCTGCTTCCATTCAATTTCATCAGCAGCATGGTAAGTTGGCTACGATGACAGCAGTCCAACCTCCTGGTCGTTTCGGCGCCCTAGAGATTGACGGCACTGCAGTTAAATCCTTTATTGAAAAACCCCAAGGCGATGGCGGATGGATTAATGGTGGATTTTTTGTGCTAAATCCACAGGTTCTAGATTTGGTCGCTTCAGATGCAATCGTGTGGGAAAAAGAGCCATTAGAGACTTTAGCAAGACAAGGTCAACTCGAATCCTTTTTTCATTCAGGCTTTTGGCGTCCTATGGATACCCTAAGAGATAAGACAAGCTTAGAAGAATTATGGGCTAGCGGAAATGCTCCATGGAAAAGTTGGGATTGA
- the rfbG gene encoding CDP-glucose 4,6-dehydratase — protein sequence MLHGKVGIENMNWQAQSQFWHGKKVFLTGHTGFKGGWLTTWLSSMGAKVTGYSLAPNTSPNLYEVAKIATQCEHSCIGDIRNLDGLRDAMHASNPDLVIHMAAQPLVRYSYANPVETYATNVMGTVNLLESIRSCSNVRSVVIVTTDKCYENREWVWGYRENEPMGGYDPYSNSKGCAELVVSAYRQSFFPEKEYSKHKVAIASARAGNVIGGGDWSVDRLIPDAIAAFEANKPLLIRNPSAIRPWQHVLEPLSGYLTLAQALYERGIQFNGAWNFGPNDIDARSVKEVVELLIGRWGTPASWQQDGSLTPHEAHFLKLDCTKARQQLGWSARWSLEKSIEEIVRWHKELSSKRDMKVFMCEQIDLFNQS from the coding sequence ATGCTCCATGGAAAAGTTGGGATTGAAAATATGAATTGGCAAGCGCAATCACAGTTTTGGCATGGCAAAAAAGTATTTTTAACCGGCCATACTGGATTTAAAGGGGGTTGGCTTACAACTTGGCTCTCTAGTATGGGCGCAAAAGTAACAGGCTATTCTCTAGCGCCCAATACAAGCCCAAATTTGTATGAGGTTGCAAAAATTGCAACTCAGTGTGAGCATTCATGCATAGGAGATATTCGTAATTTAGATGGGTTACGAGATGCGATGCATGCATCTAATCCGGATCTAGTGATTCATATGGCTGCCCAGCCGCTAGTGCGCTATTCCTACGCTAATCCTGTAGAGACATATGCTACTAATGTTATGGGCACAGTGAACCTTTTGGAGTCTATCCGCTCTTGCTCTAATGTCCGGTCTGTTGTGATTGTCACCACCGATAAATGCTATGAGAATCGAGAGTGGGTTTGGGGATATCGTGAAAATGAACCTATGGGGGGTTACGATCCTTATAGCAACAGCAAGGGTTGCGCAGAGTTAGTCGTGTCGGCTTATCGCCAATCTTTTTTCCCTGAAAAAGAGTATTCAAAACATAAGGTTGCCATTGCTTCTGCCCGAGCAGGTAATGTCATTGGTGGTGGAGACTGGTCTGTCGATCGACTCATACCCGACGCAATAGCAGCATTTGAGGCTAATAAACCATTATTGATTCGAAATCCTTCGGCTATACGTCCTTGGCAGCATGTTTTGGAGCCCCTTTCGGGCTATCTCACGTTAGCTCAGGCTTTATATGAGCGAGGCATTCAATTTAATGGGGCTTGGAATTTTGGACCAAATGACATTGATGCGCGTTCTGTTAAAGAGGTGGTTGAGTTGTTAATTGGTAGATGGGGTACCCCAGCATCTTGGCAGCAGGATGGAAGCTTGACTCCTCATGAAGCTCATTTTTTAAAATTAGATTGCACAAAAGCGCGTCAACAATTAGGTTGGAGTGCACGCTGGTCTTTAGAAAAGTCGATTGAAGAGATTGTTCGATGGCATAAAGAATTAAGCAGTAAACGCGATATGAAAGTATTTATGTGTGAGCAAATTGATTTATTTAATCAATCTTAA
- the rfbH gene encoding lipopolysaccharide biosynthesis protein RfbH yields the protein MTKLTPIDNQLAKDKIRKNILELVKEYASLDFEVKSFVPGITVIPPSGKLIGSEELQNMVEASLDGWLTTGRFNELFEKRLAQFVGVKYALTVNSGSSANLVAFSALTSTKLGERAIKRGDEVIGVAAGFPTTVNPIIQFGAIPVFVDVDVLTHNIDPEKIEAAINPKTKAIMLAHSLGNPFNLEVVTALCKKYHLWLIEDCCDALGTTYKGQMVGTFGDIATLSFYPAHHITMGEGGAVLTSNYELKQIAESFRDWGRDCYCPPGKDNTCGKRFCWKLGDLPEGYDHKYTYSHLGYNLKITDMQAACALAQLEKAPAFIKARKENFAFLRERLSTCEEFLQLPVATKDSDPSWFGFPVTLKKDCPVSRVDLTTYLDQHKIGTRLLFAGNLTRQPYMSNIQYRISGNLSNTDNAMSNTFWIGVQPALTREMLEYAATQIETYLGVNF from the coding sequence ATGACTAAATTAACACCAATAGATAATCAGCTTGCCAAAGATAAAATTCGTAAAAATATTTTAGAGTTGGTTAAAGAATATGCTAGCTTAGACTTTGAAGTTAAAAGTTTTGTGCCTGGCATAACAGTGATTCCCCCTTCTGGAAAACTGATTGGTTCAGAAGAATTACAAAATATGGTTGAGGCATCCTTAGACGGCTGGTTGACAACAGGCCGATTCAATGAGCTCTTTGAGAAAAGATTGGCTCAGTTTGTTGGTGTTAAGTACGCTTTGACCGTAAACTCCGGTTCTTCTGCAAACTTAGTTGCATTTTCAGCCCTAACTTCAACGAAATTGGGTGAGCGAGCAATTAAGCGGGGTGATGAAGTCATTGGAGTAGCGGCAGGTTTTCCAACAACAGTAAACCCTATCATTCAATTTGGAGCGATCCCAGTATTCGTAGATGTTGATGTGCTCACTCATAATATCGACCCAGAAAAAATTGAAGCTGCGATTAACCCTAAAACCAAAGCTATTATGTTGGCTCACTCTTTGGGCAATCCCTTTAATTTAGAGGTTGTGACGGCATTATGTAAAAAATACCATCTGTGGTTGATTGAGGATTGTTGTGATGCATTGGGCACAACTTATAAAGGTCAAATGGTCGGCACCTTTGGTGATATCGCCACCTTAAGTTTTTATCCAGCGCATCATATTACGATGGGTGAAGGAGGTGCGGTCCTAACAAGCAATTATGAACTCAAGCAAATTGCTGAAAGTTTTCGAGATTGGGGGCGTGACTGCTATTGTCCTCCAGGCAAAGATAACACTTGTGGAAAAAGATTTTGTTGGAAGTTAGGCGACCTTCCGGAAGGGTACGACCATAAATATACTTATAGTCACTTGGGCTATAACTTAAAAATTACCGATATGCAGGCTGCCTGTGCCTTAGCTCAACTTGAAAAAGCGCCAGCGTTTATCAAGGCCCGTAAAGAAAATTTTGCTTTTCTAAGAGAGCGGCTTTCTACCTGTGAAGAGTTTTTACAACTACCAGTTGCAACCAAGGATTCGGATCCCTCGTGGTTTGGTTTCCCGGTAACTCTAAAAAAAGATTGCCCAGTATCCAGAGTGGATTTGACAACATATTTAGACCAACACAAGATTGGAACCCGCTTGTTGTTTGCGGGCAATCTCACTCGGCAGCCGTATATGTCAAATATTCAATATCGAATCAGTGGTAATTTGAGTAATACCGATAATGCTATGAGTAATACGTTTTGGATTGGAGTGCAGCCGGCCCTTACCAGGGAGATGCTAGAGTATGCTGCCACTCAGATTGAAACCTACTTGGGAGTAAATTTTTAA
- a CDS encoding glycosyltransferase, with protein sequence MTQSSSCEISIALPAYQEEENLRLLLPRISIAMDGIGKSYEILVIDTIEPLDDTKAVCAAYGCRYLTRIGGNSFGDAVRTGIQNARGNKIIFMDADGSHAPEFIEKLYAHQADADLVIASRYVEHGYTENSKILTLMSRSLNLTYRLVLGVQCHDLSNSFRLYDAAQLKILKLSCNNFDIVEEILLKLARNKRSLKIIEVPFTFKKRMFGKSKRNLFLFIFTYIYTLLRLRFFV encoded by the coding sequence ATGACTCAATCATCTAGCTGTGAAATCAGCATAGCTTTACCAGCCTATCAAGAGGAAGAGAATTTACGCTTACTACTACCGCGCATTAGTATTGCGATGGATGGTATTGGCAAGTCCTATGAAATTTTAGTTATTGACACCATCGAGCCATTAGATGATACAAAAGCAGTTTGCGCTGCCTATGGCTGCAGATATCTCACCAGAATTGGTGGCAATAGCTTTGGCGACGCTGTTCGAACCGGCATACAAAACGCAAGAGGAAATAAGATTATATTTATGGATGCTGACGGGTCTCATGCTCCTGAATTTATAGAAAAGCTTTATGCACATCAAGCAGATGCCGACCTCGTGATTGCCTCGCGTTACGTTGAGCATGGCTACACAGAAAATAGCAAAATCCTTACTCTCATGAGTAGATCATTAAATCTAACTTACAGACTTGTTTTGGGTGTTCAATGCCACGATCTCTCTAACAGCTTTAGGCTATATGATGCTGCCCAATTAAAAATTCTGAAACTAAGCTGCAATAATTTTGATATTGTCGAAGAAATATTATTAAAACTTGCACGCAATAAAAGATCTCTAAAAATTATTGAAGTTCCATTTACTTTCAAGAAGCGAATGTTTGGAAAATCAAAACGTAATTTATTTTTATTTATATTTACGTATATTTATACTCTCCTTCGACTGAGATTTTTTGTCTAA
- a CDS encoding GDP-mannose 4,6-dehydratase, with the protein MKYFITGGCGFLGCNIASALLTQGFDLLILDNLSRVGSESNLHWLNNQGAFKFVQGDVTDAALVDSLIEQHKPDIIFHFAGQVAMTTSLQDPRLDFNINALGTLNVLEATRKRHPQAGIIYSSTNKVYGDLEECVFAENATRYVMPSYPNGLPETMQLSFHSPYGCSKGAADQYVLDYARMFGLKTAVFRHSSMYGGRQFSTYDQGWIGWFCQQAVLQSLDMGSEFTISGNGKQVRDVLHAEDMVNLYTTAALQLNTISGQAFNIGGGMLNSYSLLELLSQLESLLGVSLKWHSIAPRESDQKVFVADLEKITRAIGWSPKISKVDGLQKMIDWTKSNLATL; encoded by the coding sequence ATGAAATATTTCATTACTGGGGGTTGCGGCTTTCTTGGGTGCAACATCGCTAGCGCACTGCTTACTCAGGGTTTTGACCTACTGATTCTGGATAATTTATCTAGGGTTGGATCAGAGTCGAATCTTCACTGGCTCAATAACCAAGGAGCCTTTAAATTTGTCCAAGGTGATGTGACTGATGCCGCATTAGTAGACTCACTTATTGAGCAACACAAGCCGGACATCATCTTTCATTTTGCCGGCCAAGTTGCTATGACAACATCCCTACAGGATCCGCGACTAGACTTTAATATCAACGCCTTAGGTACCCTTAACGTATTAGAGGCGACAAGAAAACGTCACCCTCAGGCTGGAATTATTTATTCTTCAACCAATAAAGTGTATGGCGACCTTGAAGAATGTGTTTTTGCAGAGAATGCAACTCGTTATGTAATGCCCAGCTATCCAAACGGGCTTCCCGAAACAATGCAATTGAGCTTTCACTCGCCTTATGGCTGCTCTAAGGGTGCGGCTGATCAATACGTCTTAGATTATGCCCGCATGTTTGGATTAAAAACAGCCGTCTTTCGTCATTCTTCAATGTATGGAGGTCGTCAATTTTCTACTTATGATCAAGGATGGATTGGCTGGTTTTGCCAACAAGCGGTACTTCAATCCCTTGATATGGGCTCAGAATTTACGATTTCTGGAAACGGCAAACAGGTTCGTGATGTTTTGCATGCTGAGGATATGGTCAATTTATATACAACGGCTGCTTTACAGTTAAATACCATTTCAGGCCAAGCTTTTAATATTGGTGGCGGCATGTTAAATAGCTACTCACTTCTAGAATTATTAAGTCAACTTGAGTCATTGCTAGGCGTATCTTTGAAATGGCACTCTATTGCGCCACGTGAAAGTGACCAGAAGGTATTTGTTGCTGATTTAGAGAAGATTACTAGAGCGATTGGTTGGTCTCCCAAAATAAGCAAAGTTGATGGACTTCAAAAAATGATCGATTGGACTAAATCCAATTTAGCGACCCTATAA
- a CDS encoding NAD(P)-dependent oxidoreductase, with protein sequence MNILLTGATGFLGSHLLKKLLQTSDHQITILKRSTSNVFRITNEINSLEFLDADTKNLKELIESREKRFDCIIHCATDFGRKKTLYSEMIQSNVLLPLELIEYCSKWNQLKCFINIDTLLDKNISAYSLSKHQFKEWLQKHSHSLCAINVGIEHFYGPGDDDSKFTSHVIRQLMNLAPKIELTPGQQIRDFIYIDDVVNALELIIRTAKISIPSYQEFNIATGESITIENFVRLVQKICCNKTTELQFGALPYRENELMASTIDTSKIVELGWKPNFSLEAGLTKTIELERKTLA encoded by the coding sequence ATGAATATTCTTCTGACTGGAGCTACTGGCTTTTTAGGTAGCCACCTTTTAAAAAAACTACTTCAAACGTCGGATCATCAAATCACGATCTTGAAACGGTCTACATCAAATGTTTTTAGAATTACTAATGAAATAAATTCACTAGAATTTTTAGACGCCGATACAAAAAATCTTAAAGAACTTATTGAGTCACGAGAAAAACGGTTTGACTGCATCATTCATTGCGCCACTGATTTTGGCAGAAAAAAAACACTGTACTCAGAAATGATTCAATCTAATGTTTTGCTTCCCCTTGAACTCATTGAATATTGCTCAAAGTGGAATCAACTTAAGTGCTTTATTAATATCGATACGCTATTAGATAAAAATATTTCAGCGTACAGCTTATCAAAGCACCAATTTAAGGAATGGTTACAAAAGCATTCTCATAGTCTGTGTGCTATCAACGTTGGTATAGAACACTTCTATGGCCCTGGAGATGATGATTCTAAATTTACTAGTCATGTAATTAGGCAATTAATGAATCTTGCGCCAAAAATTGAGCTCACTCCAGGCCAACAAATAAGAGACTTTATTTATATTGACGATGTTGTCAATGCGCTAGAGCTCATTATTCGCACCGCGAAGATCTCAATACCTAGTTATCAAGAGTTTAATATCGCCACCGGGGAATCCATCACCATCGAAAATTTTGTAAGGCTAGTACAAAAAATCTGCTGCAATAAGACTACCGAGCTGCAATTTGGCGCCCTACCTTACAGAGAAAATGAATTGATGGCCTCAACCATCGACACTAGTAAAATAGTTGAGCTGGGATGGAAACCAAACTTCAGCCTAGAGGCTGGCCTTACAAAAACAATTGAGCTTGAGCGGAAAACATTAGCATGA
- a CDS encoding PQQ-dependent sugar dehydrogenase, translating to MKIFSRKKLFILMPIFIAIIGLAISKSHIPLKVEAYLVRKGYIKSSAPTKIIIDSAYYQFEMMPYKTTFGLKSGDAGLEKDLQSSDKNAPQFSSSATYGGLELLGDKLFFADGDGKVLLIKDDQFVVGPQINLPTSKSEFVKEFGEKGVGEDVHYKSAYFGIKDVLIIPKTNDLSQVFVSSTDYDISNKCYFLSVFENEMSISKSQYIFDNWKKLYSTKPCLSKHQGSKYFVAGSPFLGQSAGGRLATDHQGSVYLTTGDFYFDGVNEKSILQQVDSDYGKLLKISLAKTNPVKPIAQGFRNPQGLTFVGNGFYTTEHGPQGGDELNFMALNHAVYDFGWPSATFGTHYGSDHWPLDPNNDRHFTKKYTLPKYTWIPSIGVSNLIEIKKSSKLDRWNQNLLIASLKDQSLYRGAFDKVNSIYLMERIKIGFRIRDLIQVNDYIYLLEDSQTPVLWKLTLVEK from the coding sequence ATGAAAATATTCTCCCGCAAAAAGCTCTTTATCCTAATGCCAATTTTTATTGCAATCATTGGTCTAGCAATTTCGAAGTCGCATATTCCACTCAAAGTAGAAGCTTATTTAGTTCGAAAAGGCTATATAAAATCTAGCGCGCCAACAAAAATTATTATTGATTCTGCCTACTACCAATTTGAAATGATGCCCTATAAAACTACCTTTGGGCTGAAATCTGGAGATGCAGGTTTAGAAAAAGATCTTCAATCTAGCGACAAAAATGCACCTCAATTTTCATCAAGTGCAACTTATGGGGGTCTTGAATTATTGGGTGATAAATTATTTTTTGCCGATGGTGATGGCAAAGTATTGCTTATCAAAGACGATCAATTTGTTGTAGGGCCTCAAATTAATTTACCGACATCAAAATCAGAATTTGTGAAAGAGTTTGGCGAAAAGGGTGTAGGAGAAGATGTTCACTATAAAAGCGCTTACTTTGGGATTAAAGATGTCTTAATCATTCCCAAAACAAATGATCTATCTCAAGTATTTGTTAGCTCAACGGATTATGACATCAGTAATAAGTGTTATTTTCTATCAGTTTTTGAAAATGAAATGAGTATTTCTAAGAGTCAATATATTTTTGATAATTGGAAAAAGCTCTACAGCACTAAACCCTGCTTATCGAAACACCAAGGTTCGAAATACTTCGTTGCAGGATCGCCTTTTTTGGGGCAGTCGGCAGGTGGTCGCCTTGCAACTGATCATCAAGGCTCTGTTTATCTAACAACCGGGGATTTTTATTTTGATGGCGTCAACGAGAAAAGTATCTTGCAACAAGTCGATAGCGACTACGGGAAGCTGTTAAAAATTTCATTAGCCAAAACAAATCCCGTCAAGCCAATAGCTCAAGGATTTCGCAATCCACAAGGCCTTACTTTTGTAGGTAATGGTTTTTATACAACCGAACATGGCCCCCAAGGAGGAGATGAGCTCAACTTTATGGCTCTTAATCATGCTGTATATGACTTTGGCTGGCCATCAGCAACTTTTGGCACCCACTATGGTTCAGATCACTGGCCGCTTGACCCTAATAATGATCGCCATTTCACTAAAAAATATACCCTGCCAAAATATACCTGGATACCTTCCATAGGAGTCTCTAATCTCATTGAAATTAAAAAATCATCAAAACTAGATCGATGGAACCAAAATCTCTTGATTGCATCCTTAAAAGATCAATCTCTTTACCGAGGTGCATTTGATAAAGTCAATAGCATCTACCTAATGGAACGCATTAAGATTGGCTTTCGGATTCGCGACCTCATTCAGGTCAATGACTATATTTACTTATTAGAAGATAGCCAAACACCTGTACTGTGGAAGCTTACCTTAGTAGAGAAGTAA